A region of Lycium barbarum isolate Lr01 chromosome 3, ASM1917538v2, whole genome shotgun sequence DNA encodes the following proteins:
- the LOC132632417 gene encoding proteinase inhibitor type-2 P303.51-like, translating into MAVNKVSFLAHLLIVLGIFLLVSTVEHADAKACTKECGNLGFGICPRSEGSPKNPICTNCCAGYKGCNYYSADGTFICEGESDPKNPKACTLNCDPRIAYSKCPRSGGKTIIYPTGCTTCCTGYKGCYYFGKNGRFVCEGESIKPEETAYF; encoded by the exons ATGGCTGTTAACAAAGTTAGTTTCCTTGCTCACCTACTAATTGTTcttg GGATTTTTCTACTTGTAAGCACGGTGGAACATGCTGATGCCAAGGCTTGTACAAAAGAATGTGGTAATCTTGGCTTTGGGATATGCCCACGTTCAGAAGGGAGTCCAAAGAATCCCATATGCACCAATTGTTGTGCAGGCTACAAGGGTTGCAATTATTACAGTGCTGACGGAACTTTTATTTGTGAAGGAGAGTCTGACCCCAAAAATCCAAAAGCTTGTACCCTCAATTGTGATCCACGAATTGCTTATTCAAAATGTCCTCGCTCAGGTGGAAAGACAATAATTTATCCCACCGGATGCACCACCTGTTGCACGGGTTACAAGGGTTGCTACTATTTCGGTAAAAACGGCAGATTTGTGTGTGAAGGAGAGAGTATTAAACCCGAGGAAACTGCTTATTTCTAA